From a single Gammaproteobacteria bacterium genomic region:
- a CDS encoding MFS transporter, whose amino-acid sequence MFSLSSKSLANPRLMMVLILGFTSGLPFALTSSTLQAWLSESHINIHLIGALSLLGIPYTLKFLWAPLLDHFGFKSLGKRRGWILITQLGTAFTLFLMAGMQPSTQINLMMTIAFFVVFLSATQDIAIDAYRTDILQPQEMGLGASYFVLSYRIALLVAGGLALIIADQWGWRLTYQFMGCLILFTMIPTWFAPQPKEYVSQSLEKTFVAGIKDLFQRDKIIILLLFVVLYKFGDALALSLMTNFLINGLGFSLSEIAFAYKFMGIIATILGGFVGGILLLRWDIYRGLLVFGLAQAFSNLMFVVLALTGKVVGIMAFAIFVENFCSGLSTAAFFAYLMSICNHRYTAAQYALLTAIFSLGRVFLGPVAAVIVENFGWIQLFLWAFVMCFPGILMLILLKDRVLYHAQFSTK is encoded by the coding sequence ATGTTTTCGCTCTCCTCAAAAAGCTTAGCCAATCCCAGGCTTATGATGGTGCTGATTCTTGGATTTACATCCGGGTTACCTTTTGCATTAACGAGCTCAACGTTACAAGCATGGCTCAGCGAATCGCATATTAACATCCATCTCATTGGTGCGTTATCACTCCTGGGTATCCCTTATACCCTTAAGTTTTTGTGGGCGCCTCTTTTGGATCATTTTGGATTTAAATCGTTAGGTAAGCGGCGAGGATGGATTCTCATCACTCAGTTAGGCACGGCCTTTACTTTATTTTTAATGGCTGGCATGCAACCTTCAACGCAAATTAACTTAATGATGACGATAGCCTTCTTTGTCGTATTTCTTTCGGCAACGCAAGATATAGCCATTGATGCCTATCGTACCGATATTTTACAACCGCAAGAAATGGGATTGGGTGCTTCTTACTTTGTTCTTTCTTATCGCATTGCATTACTCGTTGCGGGAGGATTAGCGCTGATCATTGCAGATCAATGGGGCTGGCGACTAACTTATCAATTCATGGGCTGCCTCATATTATTTACCATGATACCAACATGGTTTGCACCTCAGCCAAAAGAATATGTTTCTCAATCATTAGAAAAAACTTTCGTTGCTGGCATTAAAGATTTATTTCAACGCGATAAAATTATTATTCTTTTGTTATTTGTCGTGCTCTATAAATTTGGTGACGCTTTAGCGCTTTCGCTCATGACTAATTTTTTAATTAATGGTCTTGGTTTTTCATTATCTGAAATAGCATTCGCGTATAAGTTTATGGGTATTATTGCTACTATTTTAGGTGGATTTGTGGGTGGCATTTTATTATTGCGCTGGGATATTTACCGCGGTTTACTGGTATTTGGTTTAGCCCAAGCTTTTTCCAATCTTATGTTCGTTGTGTTAGCCCTTACGGGAAAAGTAGTAGGGATCATGGCATTCGCCATTTTCGTTGAGAATTTTTGCAGTGGCTTAAGTACAGCAGCTTTTTTTGCTTATCTCATGTCCATTTGTAATCACCGTTATACAGCAGCGCAGTATGCATTACTAACCGCAATTTTTTCTTTAGGTCGTGTTTTTTTGGGGCCGGTTGCTGCAGTGATCGTCGAGAATTTTGGTTGGATTCAAT